In Chitinibacter sp. SCUT-21, a single genomic region encodes these proteins:
- a CDS encoding EAL domain-containing protein: protein MTLLKQLILLIVTLFVFLFCGTVYLNAENSRAFLTEQLTTIAQDSATSLGMQISPLILDKNNQVIVERMVDAVFDSGYYREIQIADMEGKALISKKAGTQVNKVPDWFIRLFPIETPLGEALMTSGWQQAGTVKIAANPGIAYASLWASSINALYWFLGASVLTLLVGLFVLHFVLRPLRDVEMQALAICNREYPEPAKLPWTLDLRSVVQAMNRMTQKVKEMFAEQAASIERMRAEAYLDSLTGLANRRYFDMHVKQLLSAEEPLSHGALMFLEISHLKEINDQKGFRVVDQLLIDTAVLMKTLVDESGCAEAFAARMSGNTFAGFFADLDQEKAQQLANTLAHKISSLHERGLTPLADVGHIGVAMFHGQKIPAWLSEVDMALRTAQTAGPNAVHVYAPQVESVHGTLSASQWKGLLLEALNSQRIELYTQVVNTVDSELIHREVFIRLRDELGEQIPAGLFVPMAKRHGLIQEFDRVVINLCFKELLKDQSLKLAINLFPASILHPEFVAWLVKKLEDNPSIASQISFELPEQEALNELDVLRSFINQVARLGVKVGLDNFGRGFSSFAYLSSLKVDYLKVDGSFSKDIDQNRENQFFMDAIVKIAHGLDLLVIAKSVETPAEQAMLESLRVDGEQGFGVGGTELWKKAPSL, encoded by the coding sequence ATGACCTTACTGAAACAGCTTATTCTTTTAATTGTCACGCTGTTTGTTTTTTTGTTTTGCGGCACCGTTTATCTGAATGCGGAAAATTCCCGCGCTTTTTTGACCGAGCAGCTCACAACGATTGCGCAAGATTCAGCCACATCGCTGGGCATGCAAATTTCCCCACTGATTTTGGATAAAAATAATCAAGTGATTGTCGAGCGCATGGTCGATGCGGTGTTTGATAGCGGCTATTACCGTGAAATTCAAATCGCAGATATGGAAGGTAAAGCGCTGATTAGCAAGAAAGCCGGTACACAGGTTAATAAAGTGCCCGATTGGTTTATTCGGTTATTTCCGATCGAAACCCCGTTAGGCGAAGCGTTGATGACCAGCGGTTGGCAGCAAGCGGGTACAGTTAAAATCGCCGCGAATCCCGGGATTGCCTACGCCTCGCTATGGGCGAGCAGCATCAATGCCTTGTACTGGTTTCTGGGCGCTTCAGTGCTGACACTGCTGGTGGGGCTGTTTGTTTTGCATTTTGTGTTGCGTCCGCTGCGCGATGTGGAGATGCAAGCCTTGGCCATTTGCAACCGCGAATATCCAGAGCCCGCGAAATTGCCGTGGACTTTGGATTTACGCAGTGTCGTGCAGGCCATGAACCGCATGACGCAAAAAGTGAAAGAAATGTTTGCCGAGCAGGCGGCCAGTATCGAGCGCATGCGCGCAGAAGCTTATCTGGATTCCTTAACGGGTCTTGCCAATCGGCGCTATTTTGATATGCACGTGAAGCAGCTCTTGAGTGCGGAGGAGCCACTTAGTCATGGCGCATTGATGTTTTTAGAAATCAGCCATCTGAAGGAAATCAACGATCAAAAAGGTTTTCGCGTTGTCGATCAACTGTTGATTGACACAGCCGTATTAATGAAAACCTTGGTTGATGAATCTGGCTGCGCCGAGGCATTTGCTGCGCGGATGAGCGGTAATACCTTCGCCGGTTTTTTTGCCGATTTGGATCAAGAAAAAGCCCAGCAACTGGCCAATACCCTGGCGCATAAAATCAGTAGCCTGCACGAACGCGGCTTAACGCCATTGGCCGATGTTGGGCATATCGGTGTGGCGATGTTTCATGGGCAGAAAATTCCCGCTTGGTTGTCTGAAGTTGATATGGCTTTACGCACCGCGCAAACCGCAGGGCCGAATGCGGTTCATGTTTATGCGCCGCAAGTTGAAAGTGTGCACGGTACTTTAAGTGCCAGCCAATGGAAGGGCTTATTGCTCGAAGCGTTGAATTCGCAGCGGATTGAACTTTACACTCAGGTGGTCAATACGGTGGACAGCGAGCTGATTCATCGTGAGGTGTTTATCCGTTTACGCGATGAATTGGGTGAGCAAATCCCGGCGGGGTTGTTTGTGCCCATGGCTAAACGCCATGGCTTAATCCAAGAGTTTGATCGTGTGGTAATTAATTTGTGTTTTAAAGAATTACTGAAAGATCAAAGCCTAAAATTGGCGATTAATTTATTTCCCGCGTCGATTTTGCACCCCGAGTTTGTCGCATGGCTGGTCAAAAAACTGGAAGACAATCCAAGCATCGCCAGCCAAATTAGCTTTGAATTGCCAGAGCAAGAAGCATTAAACGAGCTGGATGTCTTGCGCAGTTTTATTAATCAGGTTGCTCGTTTGGGCGTGAAAGTCGGGCTCGATAATTTTGGTCGCGGTTTTAGCTCATTTGCTTATCTGAGTAGTTTAAAAGTGGATTACCTGAAGGTGGATGGCTCATTTAGCAAAGACATCGATCAAAATCGGGAGAACCAATTTTTTATGGATGCCATCGTTAAGATTGCGCATGGCCTCGATTTGCTAGTGATCGCAAAATCCGTCGAAACGCCCGCCGAGCAGGCCATGCTCGAGAGTTTACGCGTCGATGGTGAACAGGGCTTTGGCGTGGGGGGTACGGAGCTGTGGAAAAAAGCGCCTAGCTTGTAA
- a CDS encoding EAL domain-containing protein, whose product MNLCFLKNDASMKAIRHHRLVDLIKLTLIGLILTTLQNLFFGKTLDALIFFGGLLATSISFGLAQYKRLESAASLFTLSLTTMMVIIHWSDSGIYDPGMLMYPALIIFTGLLCAPWLFILQFIVIVINLSFLILAEAQGWRISPIAPPGLPYWLDTILIMSIVTAGVALIMKDFRQAVLSLQAENMRVSKSQKEVEFLATHDALTHLPNRVLARDRCAHALEISRRNQQKTAVFYIDLDNFKTINDSLGHDAGDRLLVEMARRLKSCVRQSDTVARQGGDEFLIILDQIQDAAICTEIANKVIRTLAQPITLKHLQITATCSIGIAVSNRNADDFDTLLQQADMAMYRAKAAGRNAMRIYDESMNTKAAEQLHLASKMRTALSKSEFTLHYQPQFDLKSGQIIGAEALVRWRHPELGLVPPGKFIPVAENSGLIVEMGEWIVQEACRQAKQWHDEGLGGIVIGINISPIQFRRGDVEKLVADALRLSGLPAELIELELTESLLLEDSDHLKVILQNLRSLGLSFSIDDFGTGYSNLSYLKHFEVERLKIDQSFIRRLTEDAHDEAIVSAIIQVANSLKLQLIAEGIEDQATLNRLIELGCEQGQGYFWSPAIPAEEFKQFVLHHRSQLSAS is encoded by the coding sequence ATGAATCTTTGTTTTCTGAAAAACGATGCCAGCATGAAAGCAATCCGTCATCACCGCTTGGTCGACTTAATCAAGTTGACCCTGATCGGTTTGATACTCACCACGCTGCAAAATCTGTTTTTTGGCAAAACCCTCGACGCATTGATTTTCTTTGGTGGCCTGCTTGCAACCTCGATTTCCTTCGGTTTGGCCCAGTATAAACGACTTGAATCCGCAGCAAGCCTATTTACCCTCAGCCTCACGACCATGATGGTCATTATTCATTGGAGCGACTCCGGTATTTATGACCCGGGGATGCTGATGTATCCAGCTTTGATTATTTTTACCGGCTTATTGTGTGCCCCATGGCTATTTATTCTGCAATTTATCGTGATCGTGATCAATCTAAGCTTTTTGATTTTAGCCGAAGCTCAAGGCTGGCGAATTTCCCCCATAGCACCACCTGGGCTACCCTATTGGCTCGACACCATCTTGATTATGAGCATCGTAACAGCAGGGGTCGCGCTCATTATGAAAGACTTTCGCCAAGCTGTTTTGTCACTGCAAGCCGAAAATATGCGTGTGAGCAAATCGCAAAAAGAGGTCGAATTTCTTGCCACTCATGACGCCTTAACCCACTTACCGAATCGTGTTCTAGCACGAGATCGCTGCGCCCATGCCTTAGAAATCAGTCGGCGCAATCAACAAAAAACCGCAGTTTTCTACATTGATCTAGATAATTTCAAAACGATTAATGACTCACTCGGGCACGATGCCGGGGATCGATTATTGGTGGAAATGGCACGGCGCTTAAAGAGCTGTGTGCGCCAATCCGACACCGTCGCTCGCCAAGGTGGCGATGAATTTTTGATTATTTTGGATCAGATTCAAGACGCCGCAATCTGCACAGAAATTGCTAATAAGGTGATCCGCACCCTTGCCCAACCAATAACACTCAAGCATTTACAAATCACGGCGACCTGCTCGATCGGCATTGCAGTATCAAATCGGAATGCCGATGATTTTGACACCCTATTGCAGCAGGCCGATATGGCCATGTATCGCGCCAAAGCCGCCGGACGCAATGCGATGCGTATTTACGATGAAAGCATGAATACCAAGGCGGCAGAGCAATTGCATTTGGCGTCTAAAATGCGCACCGCCTTGAGTAAATCTGAATTTACTCTGCATTACCAACCGCAATTTGATCTAAAAAGTGGGCAAATTATTGGCGCCGAGGCCTTGGTGCGCTGGCGCCACCCCGAGCTTGGGCTGGTACCACCGGGTAAATTTATCCCGGTGGCTGAGAATTCAGGCTTAATTGTTGAAATGGGCGAATGGATTGTGCAGGAGGCTTGCCGACAAGCCAAGCAATGGCATGATGAGGGTTTGGGAGGTATTGTCATTGGTATTAATATTTCCCCCATCCAATTTCGCCGCGGCGATGTGGAAAAACTTGTCGCCGATGCACTGAGGCTCTCAGGCCTGCCAGCTGAATTAATCGAATTGGAGCTAACTGAATCGCTCCTGCTTGAAGATTCTGATCACCTCAAAGTGATACTACAAAATCTACGCAGTTTGGGTTTAAGTTTTTCAATTGACGACTTTGGCACCGGTTATTCCAATCTAAGTTATCTGAAACACTTTGAAGTGGAACGGCTGAAAATTGACCAGTCCTTTATTCGCCGCCTAACTGAAGATGCGCATGATGAAGCCATCGTTAGTGCGATTATTCAGGTTGCCAATAGCCTGAAGCTACAACTCATCGCTGAAGGGATTGAAGATCAGGCCACCCTAAACCGCCTGATCGAGTTAGGCTGCGAGCAAGGTCAGGGCTATTTCTGGTCGCCTGCCATCCCTGCCGAAGAATTCAAACAATTTGTTTTACACCACCGCAGCCAGCTAAGCGCCTCTTGA
- a CDS encoding valine--tRNA ligase, whose amino-acid sequence MELAKSFEPQNIESRWYPFWESQGYFQPSMDLAREAFCIQLPPPNVTGTLHMGHAFNQTIMDGLTRYHRMRGDNTLWLPGTDHAGIATQIVVERKLDAQGVSRHDLGRSAFLEKVWEWKKESGDTITSQMRRMGSSVDWSREYFTMDDKMSTAVIEAFVRLYEEGLIYRGKRLSNWDAKLGTAISDLEVISEEENGHMWHIKYPVVGSDEFITVATTRPETLLGDVAVAIAPDDERFLHLVGKQVELPLTGRTIPVIADEYVDKEFGTGFVKITPAHDFNDYQVGKRHNTQLINVMSLQATILAKAQVFSFDGASLGSVELPAAYAGLTTAQARKAMLADLEAQGLLLETKPHKLMVPRGDRTGTVIEPLLTDQWFMAMSKADENGQSITDKALEAVHRGEVQFVPGDWVNTYNAWLNNIQDWCISRQLWWGHQIPAWYDEDGQVYVARTEAEAVAKASGKAVTRDNDVLDTWFSSAMVPFSSHGWPNETPDLQAFLPSSVLVTGYDIIFFWVARMIMMTKHFTGKVPFKHVYIHGLVRDAEGNKMSKSEGNVLDPVDLIDGIALEPLLEKRTTGLRRPENAPKVAAKTAKEFPDGIPAYGVDALRFTFASLASLGRSINFDQKRCDGYRNFCNKIWNATRFVMMNVEGKDCGLEDGAELEYSFPDLWIIGRLQEAEATITQALDTFRFDLAAQAIYEFVWNEYCDWYIELAKVSTQFGTDTQQRAARRTLIRVLETILRLAHPIMPFITEELWQTVAPLAGKKDSDSLMTAKWPVADLSKVNAEANTKVETLKALAFAARNLRGEMGLSPAVKVPMFLEGSPEMAEFAPYLKPLAKLSEVNIVAALPAGDAPVAVAASALGTTRMMLVVEVDKAAETARVSKEIGKTTDAREKLMAKLEKPGYTDKAPAHLVEKDRAQLAELDDKLAKLNAQLAKLQ is encoded by the coding sequence ATGGAACTCGCCAAGAGCTTCGAGCCACAGAATATTGAATCCCGCTGGTACCCGTTCTGGGAAAGCCAGGGTTATTTCCAGCCAAGTATGGACCTCGCCCGCGAGGCCTTTTGTATCCAGTTGCCACCGCCGAACGTCACCGGCACTTTGCACATGGGCCATGCGTTCAATCAAACGATTATGGACGGCCTGACGCGCTACCACCGTATGCGCGGCGACAACACTTTATGGTTGCCAGGTACTGACCACGCCGGTATCGCGACGCAAATCGTCGTTGAGCGCAAACTCGACGCGCAAGGTGTAAGCCGCCACGATTTGGGTCGCAGCGCCTTCCTCGAAAAAGTGTGGGAATGGAAAAAAGAATCGGGCGACACGATCACCAGCCAGATGCGCCGCATGGGCTCGTCGGTCGATTGGAGCCGTGAATACTTCACGATGGACGACAAAATGTCGACCGCAGTCATCGAAGCCTTTGTACGTCTGTACGAAGAAGGCCTGATCTACCGTGGCAAACGCCTGTCGAACTGGGACGCCAAACTGGGCACCGCGATTTCTGACTTGGAAGTAATTTCCGAAGAAGAAAACGGCCATATGTGGCATATCAAATACCCAGTTGTGGGCTCGGATGAATTCATCACCGTCGCAACGACGCGGCCAGAAACACTTCTCGGCGACGTGGCGGTGGCGATTGCGCCGGACGACGAGCGCTTCCTGCACCTCGTTGGCAAGCAAGTTGAGCTACCGCTGACTGGCCGTACCATTCCCGTGATTGCCGACGAATACGTCGATAAAGAATTCGGTACTGGTTTTGTAAAAATCACGCCAGCGCACGACTTTAATGACTACCAAGTTGGTAAACGTCACAACACGCAACTGATCAATGTGATGAGCTTGCAAGCGACGATTCTGGCTAAAGCGCAAGTATTCAGCTTTGACGGCGCGAGCTTGGGTAGCGTTGAATTGCCAGCGGCGTACGCCGGTTTGACAACAGCACAAGCGCGTAAAGCAATGCTCGCGGACTTGGAAGCGCAAGGCCTGTTGCTGGAGACCAAACCGCACAAACTGATGGTGCCACGCGGCGACCGTACTGGCACGGTGATCGAGCCATTGCTGACTGACCAATGGTTTATGGCGATGAGCAAGGCCGACGAAAACGGCCAAAGCATTACCGATAAAGCGCTTGAAGCCGTTCACAGAGGCGAAGTGCAATTTGTACCGGGCGACTGGGTGAATACCTATAACGCGTGGCTGAACAATATCCAAGATTGGTGTATTTCACGCCAATTGTGGTGGGGCCATCAAATCCCAGCTTGGTACGACGAAGACGGCCAAGTTTATGTAGCGCGCACCGAAGCCGAAGCCGTTGCCAAAGCCAGCGGCAAAGCAGTAACGCGCGATAACGACGTGCTCGACACGTGGTTTAGCTCAGCAATGGTGCCATTCTCTAGCCACGGCTGGCCGAACGAAACGCCTGATCTGCAAGCGTTCTTGCCTTCATCGGTACTGGTGACTGGCTACGACATTATTTTCTTCTGGGTGGCCCGGATGATTATGATGACCAAGCACTTCACCGGCAAAGTGCCGTTCAAACACGTTTACATCCACGGTCTGGTGCGCGATGCCGAAGGCAATAAGATGTCGAAATCCGAAGGCAATGTGCTCGATCCGGTCGATTTGATCGACGGTATCGCGCTAGAGCCTTTGCTGGAAAAACGCACCACCGGTCTGCGTCGCCCAGAAAACGCACCAAAAGTCGCGGCAAAAACGGCGAAAGAATTCCCGGACGGTATTCCAGCCTACGGTGTGGATGCGCTGCGCTTCACCTTTGCGTCATTGGCGTCTTTGGGCCGCTCGATCAACTTCGACCAGAAACGCTGCGATGGCTATCGCAACTTCTGCAACAAAATCTGGAACGCCACGCGTTTCGTGATGATGAACGTCGAAGGCAAAGATTGCGGTCTAGAAGACGGCGCAGAGCTCGAATACAGCTTCCCTGATTTGTGGATTATTGGTCGCCTGCAAGAAGCAGAAGCCACGATCACGCAAGCGCTCGACACTTTCCGTTTCGACTTGGCTGCACAAGCAATCTACGAATTCGTGTGGAACGAATACTGCGACTGGTATATCGAGCTAGCCAAGGTATCTACTCAATTTGGGACAGATACCCAGCAGCGCGCAGCGCGTCGCACTCTGATTCGCGTACTCGAAACCATCCTGCGCCTAGCGCATCCGATCATGCCTTTTATTACCGAAGAGCTGTGGCAAACCGTTGCACCGCTTGCCGGCAAGAAAGACAGCGATTCGCTGATGACGGCGAAATGGCCAGTAGCAGATTTGAGCAAAGTGAACGCGGAAGCGAACACCAAAGTTGAAACGCTGAAAGCCTTGGCCTTTGCAGCGCGTAATCTGCGCGGTGAAATGGGCCTGTCGCCTGCGGTGAAAGTGCCAATGTTCTTGGAAGGCTCGCCAGAAATGGCCGAGTTCGCACCGTACCTGAAGCCATTGGCGAAATTGTCGGAAGTGAATATCGTGGCCGCGCTGCCAGCGGGTGACGCACCAGTCGCAGTCGCAGCAAGCGCCTTGGGCACGACGCGGATGATGTTGGTCGTTGAAGTCGATAAAGCGGCAGAAACCGCGCGCGTGAGCAAAGAAATCGGCAAAACCACCGATGCCCGCGAGAAGCTGATGGCGAAGCTGGAAAAACCGGGTTACACCGACAAAGCACCAGCGCATCTGGTTGAGAAAGACCGCGCGCAACTGGCGGAACTCGACGACAAACTGGCCAAACTGAATGCTCAGTTAGCTAAATTGCAGTAA
- a CDS encoding DNA polymerase III subunit chi, with product MTEISFYFNVRSRETALCQLAGKALAAGKRICILSGSEAATQALDRLLWEVPATGFLPHCSADSAQSTQTPIILDHRVELLQPRDVLFNWTDHVAPRFSEFGRLIEIVDTDEELRLAARQRWAAYKQLGYTPTATDMTLLTASRSD from the coding sequence ATGACTGAGATTTCGTTTTATTTTAATGTGCGTTCCCGCGAAACGGCTTTGTGCCAACTCGCGGGCAAAGCGCTAGCGGCTGGCAAACGCATCTGCATCCTTAGCGGGTCCGAAGCCGCAACGCAGGCGCTTGATCGCCTGTTGTGGGAAGTGCCGGCAACCGGGTTTCTGCCCCATTGCAGCGCTGACTCGGCGCAGTCCACTCAGACCCCAATTATTCTCGATCATCGCGTAGAGCTACTCCAGCCGCGCGATGTGCTGTTTAATTGGACCGATCATGTTGCGCCCCGCTTTAGCGAGTTTGGCCGCTTGATTGAAATTGTCGATACCGATGAAGAGTTGCGTTTAGCCGCCCGGCAGCGTTGGGCGGCTTATAAGCAATTGGGCTACACCCCCACGGCAACCGATATGACTTTACTTACTGCCAGCAGGAGCGATTGA
- a CDS encoding YhcH/YjgK/YiaL family protein, with amino-acid sequence MYLSHLHHPQAPLPAAIERGLAYLKSTDFSQLAPGRYPIEGDQMIAIVQNPQTQPWETGMPEFHQRYLDIQYLLEGEEVIGFSIAQPDLPLATDQLTERDIAFVHPIENESKLVLSAGMFAIFFPGELHKPCRSLNQSQQIRKVVIKIDRQLLDK; translated from the coding sequence ATGTATTTAAGCCATCTACACCATCCGCAAGCCCCCTTACCTGCAGCCATTGAGCGTGGCCTTGCCTACTTAAAATCGACCGATTTTAGCCAATTAGCCCCTGGCCGTTATCCAATTGAAGGCGATCAAATGATCGCGATTGTGCAAAACCCGCAAACGCAACCATGGGAAACCGGCATGCCCGAGTTTCACCAACGCTATCTGGATATTCAATATTTATTGGAAGGCGAAGAAGTAATTGGTTTTAGCATTGCCCAACCGGATTTGCCCTTGGCGACTGATCAATTGACGGAACGCGATATTGCCTTCGTTCATCCGATTGAAAATGAAAGCAAACTGGTATTAAGCGCGGGGATGTTTGCGATTTTCTTTCCTGGCGAGCTACATAAGCCCTGTCGTAGCCTGAACCAGTCGCAGCAGATTCGCAAAGTAGTCATTAAAATCGACCGCCAATTGCTCGACAAGTAA